A stretch of the Campylobacter sp. 19-13652 genome encodes the following:
- a CDS encoding enoyl-ACP reductase yields the protein MVEANEFKAKTLVISGGTRGIGHAIVHEFAKMGTNIAFTYNSNEELAKEQATKLEREYGIKARAYALNILEPETYKELFAKIDEDFDRVDFFISNAIISGRAVAGGYTKFMKLKPRGINNIFTATVNAFVVGAQEAAKRMEKVGGGSIISLSSTGNLVYIENYAGHGTAKAAVEAMARYAATELGEKNIRVNVVSGGPIETDALRAFTNYEEVRDTTARLSPLGRMGQPTDLAGACLFLCSSKASWVTGHSFIIDGGTTFK from the coding sequence ATGGTAGAAGCCAATGAATTTAAAGCAAAAACACTAGTTATTAGCGGTGGTACTAGGGGTATAGGACACGCCATAGTGCATGAGTTTGCTAAAATGGGGACAAATATAGCCTTTACATATAATTCAAACGAGGAACTAGCCAAAGAACAGGCCACAAAGCTTGAGCGTGAGTACGGTATAAAAGCTCGTGCGTATGCGCTAAATATCCTTGAGCCAGAGACTTATAAGGAGCTTTTTGCAAAGATAGATGAGGATTTTGACCGAGTTGATTTTTTTATCTCAAATGCTATTATCTCAGGACGCGCAGTCGCCGGAGGGTATACTAAATTTATGAAGCTAAAGCCACGTGGGATAAATAATATATTCACAGCCACGGTAAATGCTTTTGTAGTTGGCGCCCAAGAAGCAGCTAAACGAATGGAAAAAGTAGGTGGTGGCAGCATAATAAGCCTAAGTAGCACAGGAAATCTAGTCTACATCGAAAACTACGCAGGGCACGGCACGGCTAAAGCCGCAGTAGAGGCTATGGCACGCTATGCAGCCACCGAGCTAGGAGAGAAAAATATCAGGGTAAATGTCGTAAGTGGCGGACCAATTGAGACTGACGCTTTAAGGGCATTTACAAACTACGAGGAAGTTCGAGATACCACGGCACGTTTAAGTCCATTAGGACGCATGGGGCAGCCTACTGATTTAGCTGGGGCATGTCTATTTTTATGCTCATCAAAGGCTAGCTGGGTAACAGGACATAGCTTTATAATAGACGGAGGCACGACCTTTAAATGA
- the rseP gene encoding RIP metalloprotease RseP — MKSLLFSLGLLIAGLYAYSWHFIITVLAISFLIFFHELGHFLAARLLGVGVNAFSIGFGEALYSFKKGQTEYKISAIPLGGYVQLKGQDDSDPSISSNDPDSYNTLSPFGRILILVAGPAFNFLLAFFIYIAIGFLGEQRLGTVVANVAPDSAASIAGIKSGDKILSINGKIVSQWSDISPLVNTDKSEVRLKRGDEELTLIAYPKMGDGVNLFGEKISKPLLGISPSNETVIIYHRSDALKYAAEQTWQASGLIFAGIGKLLSGVVPVSEVGGIMQITDVTSKAAKTSLQMLLLIVALISVNLGVLNLLPIPALDGGHILFNLYELISRRAVPKRAFEYLTYAGWAVLGTLMIVATFNDIMRLGQ; from the coding sequence TTGAAAAGCCTTTTATTTAGTCTAGGCTTATTAATAGCTGGGCTTTATGCTTATTCATGGCACTTTATCATTACTGTTTTGGCTATTAGTTTTTTGATATTTTTTCACGAATTGGGGCATTTTTTGGCGGCTAGACTTTTGGGCGTAGGGGTAAATGCTTTTAGCATAGGCTTTGGTGAGGCGCTTTATTCTTTTAAAAAGGGGCAAACTGAGTATAAAATAAGCGCCATACCGCTTGGTGGATACGTCCAGCTAAAGGGGCAGGATGACTCAGACCCAAGCATTAGCAGCAATGACCCTGATAGCTATAACACCCTAAGTCCATTTGGGAGAATTTTAATCTTAGTAGCTGGGCCTGCATTTAATTTTTTGCTAGCATTTTTTATATATATAGCTATTGGATTTTTGGGCGAACAAAGGCTTGGTACAGTGGTGGCTAACGTAGCTCCAGACTCAGCCGCTAGCATAGCTGGCATAAAATCAGGAGATAAAATTCTATCAATAAATGGCAAAATAGTATCGCAGTGGAGCGACATAAGCCCGCTTGTAAATACAGATAAAAGTGAGGTTAGGTTAAAAAGAGGCGACGAGGAGCTTACCTTAATCGCATATCCAAAAATGGGTGATGGGGTAAATTTATTTGGCGAAAAAATCAGTAAGCCACTGCTTGGCATAAGCCCATCAAATGAGACTGTAATAATATACCATCGCTCTGACGCCCTAAAATACGCCGCAGAGCAGACATGGCAGGCAAGCGGACTTATTTTTGCTGGCATAGGAAAGCTACTAAGCGGAGTGGTGCCAGTAAGCGAGGTTGGTGGCATAATGCAAATCACCGATGTAACCTCAAAAGCCGCAAAAACTAGCCTGCAAATGCTACTACTCATAGTTGCCCTAATATCGGTAAATTTAGGGGTTTTAAATTTATTACCTATACCAGCGCTTGACGGTGGGCATATACTTTTTAACCTTTATGAGCTAATAAGCAGGCGCGCTGTGCCAAAACGTGCCTTTGAGTACCTTACATATGCTGGCTGGGCTGTGCTTGGTACACTCATGATAGTGGCTACTTTTAACGATATTATGAGACTGGGGCAGTAA
- the pgsA gene encoding CDP-diacylglycerol--glycerol-3-phosphate 3-phosphatidyltransferase, producing the protein MINLPNTLALIRIALAPLMFYILIDGASWQGVHISWVNYFAGLLFVLASVTDFFDGYIAREWDQKTKLGAVLDPLADKMLTLAAFLGLMLLGRANAWAVYLILVREFFITGFRVVVASEGLSVAANMAGKVKTVVQMIAIGWLIMQWHFANALLWLAVALTLYSGADYVLSYAKASAKSSLKNTN; encoded by the coding sequence ATGATAAATTTGCCAAACACCCTAGCTCTTATTCGCATAGCTTTGGCTCCTCTTATGTTTTATATCCTTATAGACGGCGCTAGCTGGCAAGGGGTGCATATAAGCTGGGTAAACTATTTTGCTGGGCTTTTATTTGTACTAGCTAGTGTGACTGATTTTTTTGATGGCTACATAGCCAGAGAGTGGGATCAAAAGACAAAGCTAGGTGCAGTGCTTGATCCGCTGGCTGATAAGATGCTGACCCTTGCTGCATTTTTGGGGCTTATGCTGCTTGGTAGGGCAAATGCGTGGGCTGTGTATCTTATACTTGTTAGAGAATTTTTTATTACTGGATTTAGGGTGGTCGTGGCTAGCGAGGGGCTAAGTGTCGCTGCAAATATGGCAGGCAAGGTAAAAACAGTCGTACAGATGATAGCTATAGGCTGGCTTATTATGCAGTGGCACTTTGCTAATGCGCTCTTGTGGTTAGCAGTGGCACTCACGCTTTATTCTGGGGCAGATTATGTGCTGTCTTATGCAAAAGCTAGCGCTAAATCGAGCTTAAAAAATACAAACTAG
- a CDS encoding YggS family pyridoxal phosphate-dependent enzyme, producing MILKVLERVRKIGGDGVRVVAVSKYVDAAAVAQLAQEGQLEFGENKVQDLVAKKNELKSLNLSWHFIGRLQSNKINQLLSANPTMWQSCESVQKALAVDARLTCELPTLLQINSADEDSKQGFSLHSACDAWHEIGEKCKNIKLLGVMSIGAHSDEKSAVVASFEATRRLFDDLSGAKICSMGMSGDFEIALKCGSNMLRLGSILFK from the coding sequence ATGATTTTAAAAGTGCTTGAGCGTGTGCGCAAGATAGGTGGTGATGGTGTGAGGGTCGTGGCTGTGAGCAAATATGTAGATGCGGCGGCTGTAGCGCAGCTAGCTCAAGAAGGGCAGCTTGAGTTTGGCGAAAATAAAGTGCAGGATTTAGTGGCAAAAAAGAACGAGCTTAAAAGCTTAAATCTATCTTGGCATTTTATAGGCAGGCTTCAAAGCAATAAGATAAATCAGCTATTAAGCGCAAATCCAACAATGTGGCAAAGCTGTGAAAGTGTACAAAAGGCGCTAGCTGTAGATGCTAGGCTTACTTGCGAGTTACCCACCCTACTTCAGATAAATAGCGCAGATGAGGATAGTAAACAGGGCTTTAGCCTGCATTCTGCATGCGATGCGTGGCATGAGATAGGCGAAAAATGCAAAAATATCAAACTCCTTGGCGTGATGAGTATTGGTGCGCACTCTGATGAAAAAAGCGCGGTAGTGGCTAGCTTTGAGGCGACTAGAAGGCTGTTTGATGATTTAAGTGGCGCTAAAATCTGCTCTATGGGAATGAGTGGGGATTTTGAAATAGCTTTAAAATGCGGCTCAAATATGCTAAGACTTGGCTCTATTTTATTTAAATAA